Proteins from one Haliaeetus albicilla chromosome 4, bHalAlb1.1, whole genome shotgun sequence genomic window:
- the PEX10 gene encoding peroxisome biogenesis factor 10, translating into MALEPAGPAQLVRCGQKDELYRSGLRSGAGTALHGLAGAKKWLEWRKEIELLSDVAYFVLTTLSGYQTLGEEYVNIVQVDSTKKRVPSFLRRAIFVSLHTVVPYCLEKGLLHLEHELQIAADESRTLQSNPALGLSSRTLIRNWIQKQVGELTEQQKKTVLQIVYIFKQCIPLLHRLHLAVFYISGTFYHLSKRITGITYLHFGGLQREDQSIRSSYKFLGIISLFHLLLTIGVQMYSFKQKQRARQEWKLHRNLAHQKNMTKEKTTGRHSRCTLCLEERRHTTATPCGHLFCWECITEWCNTRTECPLCREKFHPQKLIYLRHYQL; encoded by the exons ATGGCGCTGGAGCCCGCGGGGCCGGCGCAGCTGGTGCGCTGCGGGCAGAAGGACGAGCTGTACCGGAGCGGGCTGCGGAGCGGGGCCGGCACCGCGCTGCACGGGCTCGCAG GTGCCAAGAAGTGGCTGGAATGGAGGAAAGAGATTGAACTGCTTTCTGATGTCGCCTACTTCGTCCTTACCACCTTGTCAG GTTATCAGACTCTGGGTGAAGAATATGTTAACATTGTTCAAGTTGACTCAACCAAGAAAAGGGTACCTTCTTTTCTTCGACGGGCCATCTTCGTTTCTCTGCATACTGTAGTACCCTATTGCTTAGAAAAGGGATTACTGCATCTGGAACACGAGTTGCAGATAGCAGCTGACGAGTCCAGAACCTTGCAGAGCAACCCAGCACTTGGCTTATCCAGTAGGACCTTAATACGAAACTGGATACAGAAACAAGTTGGGGAGCTTAcagaacagcagaagaaaacagtcttACAAATTgtgtacatttttaaacaatgcATACCTTTGCTCCATCGACTACATCTGGCAGTATTCTACATAAGTGGCACTTTTTATCACCTGTCTAAAAGAATCACAGGAATCACGTAT CTGCATTTTGGAGGACTGCAAAGAGAAGATCAGAGTATTCGATCAAGTTACAAGTTTCTTGGAATAATTTCACTCTTCCATCTTCTTCTAACAATTGGTGTTCAGATGTACAGCTtcaaacagaagcagagagcaAGGCAGGAATGGAAACTACACCGCAACCTAGCTCATCAGAA AAATATGACCAAGGAAAAAACTACTGGGCGCCACTCCCGCTGCACTTTGTGCTTGGAAGAACGGAGACATACAACAGCCACACCTTGTGGCCACCTCTTCTGCTGGGAATGCATCACGGAGTGGTGTAACACCAGA